One Thermoanaerobacter pseudethanolicus ATCC 33223 DNA window includes the following coding sequences:
- the rplE gene encoding 50S ribosomal protein L5, translated as MSRLREKYEKEVVPALMERFGYKNIMQVPKVEKVVINIGVGEAKENPKALEAAVDDLTMIAGQKPVITRAKRSIANFKIRKGMPIGVKVTLRGERMYEFMDKLFNIALPRVRDFKGVSPNSFDGRGNYALGIKEQLIFPEIDYDKIDKIRGMDIIIVTTAKTDEEAKGLLELLGMPFAK; from the coding sequence ATGTCAAGGCTGAGAGAAAAATACGAAAAAGAAGTTGTGCCAGCGCTCATGGAACGTTTTGGCTATAAAAATATAATGCAGGTTCCTAAAGTTGAAAAAGTTGTTATAAATATAGGTGTGGGTGAGGCAAAAGAAAATCCTAAGGCGCTGGAAGCAGCAGTTGATGATTTGACAATGATTGCGGGGCAAAAGCCAGTTATTACAAGAGCTAAAAGGTCAATTGCTAATTTTAAGATTCGTAAGGGAATGCCAATTGGAGTAAAAGTTACTTTGCGCGGGGAAAGAATGTATGAATTTATGGATAAACTTTTTAATATAGCTCTACCACGTGTTAGAGACTTTAAGGGTGTTTCTCCAAATTCCTTTGATGGAAGAGGTAATTATGCCTTAGGAATAAAAGAACAATTGATTTTTCCTGAAATTGACTATGATAAGATAGATAAAATAAGAGGAATGGATATAATTATTGTTACAACTGCTAAAACCGACGAAGAAGCGAAGGGATTGTTAGAACTTTTAGGTATGCCATTTGCAAAGTAA
- a CDS encoding type Z 30S ribosomal protein S14 gives MARKALIVKQQKPQKYKTREYNRCKICGRPHAYLRKFGMCRICFRKYAHQGMIPGVKKASW, from the coding sequence ATGGCAAGAAAGGCTTTGATAGTAAAGCAGCAAAAGCCTCAAAAATATAAAACAAGAGAATACAATAGGTGCAAAATTTGTGGCAGACCTCATGCATATTTAAGAAAATTTGGCATGTGCCGTATATGCTTTAGAAAGTATGCCCATCAAGGGATGATACCAGGCGTTAAAAAAGCAAGTTGGTAA